From Phalacrocorax carbo chromosome 8, bPhaCar2.1, whole genome shotgun sequence, a single genomic window includes:
- the IRX5 gene encoding iroquois-class homeodomain protein IRX-5, with the protein MSYPQGYLYQPSASLALYSCPAYSTSVISGPRTDELGRSSSGSAFSPYAGSTAFTAPSPGYNSHLQYGTDPAAAAAAAAFTSYVGSPYDHTPGMAGSLGYHPYAAPLGSYPYGDPAYRKNATRDATATLKAWLNEHRKNPYPTKGEKIMLAIITKMTLTQVSTWFANARRRLKKENKMTWTPRNRSEDEEEEENIDLEKNDEDEPQKLEEKGDPGTPDAGAADAKAAPGCERLQESPGPREAEGGLSDSDCKEPAEERLDGPPAPAKAPGSSPLGPCPAGRGLPPAGGEEPPPYRPPSTAAGPPHAADLHPLLPAATGASVIHSPQQAALAKPKLWSLAEIATSADKAKEAGGEAAPPGPAVLGGGGPSRSPPRPRSPAAQCPFPNGAVLPRPLYYTAPFYPGYTNYGSFGALHGHPAGGPAAAPGAHFNGLNQTVLSRAESLAKDTKMIRSQSQVDLCKDSPYELKKGMSNI; encoded by the exons ATGTCGTATCCTCAGGGTTACTTGTACCAGCCGTCAGCGTCCTTGGCTCTCTACTCCTGCCCGGCGTACAGCACCAGCGTGATCTCCGGACCCAGGACCGATGAACTTGGGAGATCTTCTTCGGGCTCCGCTTTTTCCCCTTATGCCGGATCTACCGCCTTTACCGCCCCTTCCCCGGGTTACAACTCCCACCTCCAGTACGGCACCgacccggccgccgccgccgccgccgccgccttcaCTTCCTACGTG ggCTCGCCCTACGACCACACGCCGGGCATGGCCGGCTCCCTGGGGTACCACCCCTACGCGGCGCCGCTTGGCTCCTACCCCTACGGGGACCCCGCGTACCGCAAGAACGCGACGCGGGATGCCACGGCCACCCTCAAGGCCTGGCTCAACGAGCACCGGAAAAACCCCTACCCCACCAAGGGCGAGAAGATCATGCTGGCCATCATCACCAAAATGACCCTCACCCAGGTCTCCACCTGGTTCGCCAACGCGCGGCGGCGGCtcaaaaaggagaacaaaatgaCCTGGACCCCGCGGAACCGCAGCGAGGacgaggaggaagaggagaacatCGACCTGGAGAAAAACGACGAGGACGAGCCCCAGAAactggaggagaagggggacCCCGGGACGCCGGACGCAG gagcGGCGGACGCCAAGGCCGCGCCGGGCTGCGAGCGCCTCCAGGAGTCCCCCGGCCCCCGGGAGGCCGAGGGCGGCCTCAGCGACTCGGATTGCAAAGAGCCGGCGGAGGAGCGGCTCGAcgggccgcccgcccccgccaaAGCGCCCGGCTCGTCCCCGCTGGGGCCCTGCCcggcgggccgggggctgccgccGGCGGGCGGCGAGGAGCCCCCGCCGTACCGCCCGCCTTCCAccgccgccgggccgccgcACGCCGCCGACCTGCACCCGTTGCTTCCCGCCGCCACCGGCGCCTCCGTCATCCACTCGCCGCAGCAGGCGGCCCTCGCCAAGCCCAAGCTGTGGTCGCTGGCCGAGATCGCCACCTCGGCGGACAAGGCGAAGGAGGCCGGCGGCGAggcggcgccccccggccccgccgtgctgggcggcggcggcccgtcCCGCTCGCCGCCGCGGCCGCGCTCGCCGGCGGCGCAGTGTCCTTTCCCCAACGGGGCGGTCCTGCCGCGGCCGCTCTACTACACGGCGCCCTTCTACCCCGGTTACACGAACTACGGCTCCTTCGGGGCCCTGCACGGGCACCccgccggcggccccgccgccgcccccggcgccCACTTCAATGGATTAAACCAGACTGTCCTCAGCAGAGCCGAGAGCCTGGCTAAAGACACTAAAATGATCAGGAGCCAGTCCCAAGTAGACCTTTGCAAAGACTCACCTTACGAACTGAAGAAAGGTATGTCCAACATTTAA